The Anaerotignum faecicola genome contains a region encoding:
- a CDS encoding recombinase family protein gives MAKKEEIKITALYERLSRDDEQAGESNSIQNQKKYLEEYARQHGLRNIRHFYDDGYSGTNFNRPGFAALLEEVEAGRVETLVVKDLSRFGRNYLQVGYYTEILFPKKGVRFIAINNNVDSATPQDNDFTPFLNIMNEWYAKDTSNKIKAIFKSRMKDGMRCSGSIPYGYKRKPDDKQTLIVDEPAAEVVRKIFRLVCQGNSTTAIAEMLTAEKVLIPSAYAALNQPKNCRHKNVTDPCRWSATTVGYILDRQEYLGHTVLGKSICENFKTKQRRAATPDELMIFPDTHEAIIDQDTWDIARKIRSKKKPRVANGTYSHRLSGLVYCADCGARMGFISPEANHSEKHYDSDSAFQCGNYRSKSGECVSHYVKTSVLEAAILQAIQAVSKYVLENEDEFIQQLKAVWNEQQTRTANNGYQELAEAKKRMAELDEKINKLYESTLSGLLPERQAQRMIQQYDEEQILLEKRVAELENLVQHDEIKQVDASRFIALVKKYRDCEELTDTMLYAFIDRIEVHEATGGRTIYRQQNIDIHFNFIGNYYPPVETVSEEERIAAIEAEQLRKKQEKGKRSEKRRKQKLYAMREAAQAGDPVAIAQYEEHLAYQRERNQKHRQKLKEAREASPEYISQLEEKERIKREKILETERKRVERAKKKNKLTRAELKEKAKTDPEAAKQLEAMRAKEAEARQRKKEREEARMAADPEYAAMMEARKKEYIRTRTAKRKAEHKALVELAKTDEEAARKLAEKRKYQSEATVKCYQKLKADAEAGDPEAIKRYEAHLAKRREDYHKKKAEKEDIPA, from the coding sequence GTGGCAAAGAAAGAAGAAATCAAAATTACAGCTCTGTATGAGCGTTTATCAAGAGATGATGAACAGGCTGGAGAATCGAACTCCATCCAGAACCAAAAGAAATATCTTGAAGAATATGCCCGTCAGCATGGGCTGAGAAATATCCGGCACTTCTATGATGACGGCTATTCCGGTACGAACTTTAATCGTCCCGGTTTTGCCGCCCTGCTGGAAGAAGTCGAAGCCGGACGAGTGGAGACCCTTGTGGTAAAGGATCTCAGTCGTTTTGGTAGAAACTACCTGCAAGTTGGCTACTACACAGAAATCCTTTTCCCGAAAAAGGGCGTTCGGTTCATAGCCATCAACAACAATGTGGACAGTGCTACCCCGCAGGACAATGACTTCACGCCGTTCTTGAACATCATGAACGAATGGTACGCCAAGGACACCAGCAACAAAATTAAGGCAATCTTCAAGTCCAGAATGAAAGACGGAATGCGATGCAGCGGCTCTATCCCGTATGGTTACAAGAGAAAGCCGGACGATAAGCAGACTCTCATCGTGGACGAGCCAGCCGCAGAGGTTGTCAGAAAAATCTTCCGTCTGGTTTGTCAGGGCAACAGCACCACCGCCATTGCGGAAATGCTGACAGCAGAGAAGGTGCTGATTCCCTCCGCTTATGCAGCCTTAAATCAGCCGAAGAATTGCAGACACAAGAATGTGACAGACCCCTGCCGATGGAGTGCAACCACCGTTGGCTACATCCTTGATCGGCAGGAATATCTCGGTCATACTGTGTTGGGCAAGTCCATCTGCGAGAACTTCAAGACCAAGCAGCGCAGAGCCGCAACGCCGGACGAGCTGATGATTTTCCCCGATACGCATGAAGCCATCATCGACCAAGACACATGGGATATTGCCAGAAAGATTCGCTCGAAGAAAAAGCCGAGAGTGGCGAATGGCACCTACTCCCACCGCCTGTCCGGCTTGGTGTACTGTGCTGACTGTGGCGCAAGAATGGGATTTATCAGTCCCGAAGCAAATCATAGCGAAAAGCACTATGATTCAGATTCCGCTTTTCAATGCGGCAATTATCGGAGCAAGAGCGGAGAATGTGTTTCCCACTATGTAAAAACATCGGTTCTGGAAGCGGCAATTTTACAGGCAATTCAGGCAGTAAGCAAATATGTCCTTGAAAACGAGGACGAGTTTATTCAGCAGCTCAAAGCCGTTTGGAATGAGCAGCAGACCAGAACGGCAAACAATGGCTATCAGGAACTTGCCGAAGCAAAGAAACGAATGGCTGAGCTGGACGAGAAAATCAACAAGCTCTATGAGAGTACCTTGAGCGGCTTGCTGCCGGAGCGACAGGCACAGCGCATGATTCAGCAATACGATGAAGAACAGATTTTGCTGGAAAAGCGTGTTGCAGAGCTGGAAAATCTGGTTCAGCACGATGAAATCAAGCAGGTGGACGCATCCCGTTTTATCGCTCTGGTCAAGAAATACCGGGACTGCGAGGAGCTGACCGACACTATGCTCTATGCATTCATTGACAGGATTGAGGTTCACGAAGCCACAGGCGGTCGAACCATTTACCGACAGCAGAACATTGATATTCATTTCAATTTCATCGGTAACTACTACCCGCCTGTTGAAACTGTTTCCGAGGAAGAACGCATTGCCGCCATCGAAGCCGAGCAGCTGCGAAAGAAGCAGGAAAAGGGCAAACGCTCGGAAAAACGCAGAAAGCAAAAGCTGTATGCTATGCGAGAAGCTGCACAAGCCGGAGACCCGGTTGCTATCGCACAGTATGAAGAACATCTGGCATATCAGCGTGAGCGGAATCAGAAGCACCGCCAGAAGCTAAAGGAAGCCAGAGAAGCCAGCCCGGAATATATCAGTCAGTTAGAGGAAAAAGAGCGCATCAAGCGTGAAAAGATACTCGAAACTGAGCGTAAGCGAGTGGAGCGAGCCAAAAAGAAAAACAAACTGACACGGGCTGAGCTGAAAGAAAAGGCAAAGACAGACCCCGAAGCAGCCAAGCAGCTGGAAGCAATGAGAGCCAAGGAAGCCGAAGCCAGACAGCGCAAAAAGGAGCGTGAGGAAGCGAGGATGGCAGCTGATCCAGAGTACGCCGCCATGATGGAAGCCCGAAAAAAGGAGTATATCCGCACAAGGACTGCCAAGCGCAAAGCTGAACACAAAGCCCTTGTGGAGCTTGCCAAGACCGATGAAGAAGCCGCAAGGAAGCTGGCTGAGAAGCGGAAATATCAGAGCGAAGCCACCGTTAAGTGCTATCAGAAATTGAAAGCCGATGCGGAAGCCGGAGACCCCGAAGCCATCAAACGATACGAAGCCCACCTTGCCAAGCGCAGAGAGGACTACCACAAAAAGAAAGCAGAAAAGGAGGATATTCCAGCATGA
- a CDS encoding TnpV protein, translated as MELKFIKSGDYYIPDIQLQNPNIRLGKWGLMRKSYLRIAQPFLFSEMVLSETLYPHCAEIEAAAKSRMNIILPQLMKHYGVTERLKATNQLEWVRQMNACVAQAEEVIKDELIYS; from the coding sequence ATGGAACTGAAATTCATCAAGAGCGGAGATTACTACATCCCCGACATTCAACTGCAAAACCCGAATATCCGTCTTGGAAAGTGGGGGCTGATGCGAAAGTCGTATCTGCGGATAGCACAGCCGTTTCTCTTTTCGGAGATGGTACTGAGCGAAACGCTATATCCCCATTGTGCGGAAATTGAAGCCGCCGCCAAGAGCCGTATGAACATCATCCTTCCCCAGCTGATGAAACACTACGGTGTGACCGAACGGCTCAAAGCCACAAATCAGCTTGAATGGGTTCGCCAGATGAACGCTTGTGTGGCACAGGCAGAGGAAGTCATTAAGGACGAGCTAATTTACAGCTAA
- a CDS encoding molecular chaperone, which yields MTLTKYEKETIILFNKGEDTAHIQTYNAGLRKRLAAFSKKHPDLCCLEKSFAQGGVIYVLDKSRLSIRLQAPYSEERRRKASESAKQTGFKSRTE from the coding sequence ATGACCCTGACAAAGTATGAGAAAGAGACCATTATCCTGTTCAACAAGGGCGAGGACACCGCCCACATCCAGACCTACAATGCCGGACTGCGAAAGCGGCTGGCAGCGTTCAGCAAGAAACACCCCGACCTTTGCTGCTTGGAAAAATCCTTCGCCCAGGGCGGCGTGATCTATGTGCTGGACAAGTCCAGACTGTCTATCCGACTGCAAGCACCGTACAGCGAAGAACGCAGACGGAAAGCAAGCGAGAGCGCAAAGCAAACCGGGTTCAAGAGCCGGACGGAATAA
- the dcm gene encoding DNA (cytosine-5-)-methyltransferase, translated as MDTELLTVSQTAQYLQLSEKTIRRMIGNGSLPASKLGNHTWRIRACDVDEYVSNSHQNKPMCNNAGSYVLDLEMPERPRLISLFSGCGGMDLGFKKAGFDIVFANDFDSDAQAIYSLNLGNIDRRDILSVGEDEIPDGDILTAGFPCQPFSNAGNRKGVHDSRGMLYKECLRIIRKKMPKVIVFENVKGLLSTKYIDGRNLAEVIVEDLSSMNGIGYNVVHQLVNASDYGVPQNRQRVLFVGVRKDLGITFEFPKKQCKDNLTLRHILNVPSEVANNVDWSLSPQALDMIKYIPEGGSWKDVPYEHLAPRFQRIRDNMKKYHSPNFYRRFSRDEICGTMTASAQPENCGIIHPYEDRRFTVREVARIQTFPDDFNFLTDTARNITAMYKVIGNAVPVTLAYNIASAIMEQVFKKNGSEK; from the coding sequence ATGGATACGGAACTGTTAACTGTTTCTCAAACAGCTCAATATCTACAGCTATCCGAAAAAACTATACGGCGAATGATTGGCAATGGTAGCTTACCCGCTTCAAAACTTGGCAATCATACGTGGCGAATTCGAGCTTGTGATGTTGATGAATATGTATCTAATTCTCACCAAAACAAGCCAATGTGTAACAATGCAGGCTCTTATGTCTTAGATCTTGAAATGCCAGAACGCCCTCGTCTCATTTCCTTGTTTTCCGGATGTGGTGGAATGGATTTAGGTTTCAAGAAGGCGGGATTTGATATTGTTTTTGCGAACGATTTTGATTCAGATGCTCAAGCGATATACTCGCTCAATTTGGGCAATATAGATCGGCGTGACATATTGTCAGTTGGCGAAGATGAAATTCCAGATGGAGATATTCTTACTGCGGGATTCCCGTGCCAGCCGTTCTCTAATGCCGGAAATCGTAAAGGTGTCCACGATTCTCGTGGCATGCTATATAAAGAATGTTTACGTATTATTCGAAAGAAGATGCCGAAGGTAATTGTTTTTGAGAATGTTAAGGGATTGCTTTCAACGAAATATATTGATGGACGCAACTTAGCAGAAGTCATAGTAGAAGATCTGTCCAGCATGAATGGCATTGGATACAATGTTGTGCATCAACTTGTAAACGCATCAGACTATGGCGTTCCTCAGAATCGTCAGAGAGTTTTGTTTGTTGGTGTACGCAAGGATTTAGGAATCACATTTGAGTTTCCTAAAAAGCAATGTAAAGATAATTTGACATTACGGCATATTCTAAACGTACCGTCTGAAGTAGCTAACAATGTAGACTGGTCCCTTTCTCCGCAGGCTTTGGATATGATTAAATATATTCCTGAGGGCGGCTCGTGGAAAGATGTTCCGTATGAGCATTTAGCCCCTCGTTTCCAAAGAATCAGAGATAATATGAAGAAGTATCATTCGCCTAACTTCTATCGGCGTTTTTCGAGAGATGAAATTTGCGGAACTATGACAGCATCTGCTCAGCCGGAGAATTGCGGTATTATACATCCCTATGAGGACAGAAGATTTACTGTTCGAGAAGTTGCACGTATTCAAACCTTCCCCGATGATTTTAACTTCTTAACGGATACAGCACGAAATATAACCGCAATGTATAAAGTCATAGGAAATGCTGTTCCGGTTACATTAGCATATAATATTGCTTCTGCAATAATGGAGCAAGTGTTCAAGAAAAATGGAAGCGAAAAGTAA
- a CDS encoding DUF3847 domain-containing protein, translating to MPMSEELEKLRHKQYVAERKLTAAKHKEKRLQSELKRLTRSERTHRLCTRAGMLETFLKEPTVLTDEDVMELLTFIFQSEAVQKKLNLLIESRRETQEVDEGENP from the coding sequence TTGCCCATGAGCGAAGAATTGGAAAAGCTGAGACACAAACAGTATGTTGCGGAACGCAAGCTGACCGCAGCCAAGCACAAGGAGAAGCGATTGCAGAGCGAGCTGAAACGGCTGACCAGAAGCGAGAGAACCCATCGGCTTTGCACTCGTGCCGGAATGTTGGAGACCTTTTTGAAAGAGCCGACCGTTCTGACCGATGAGGATGTGATGGAGCTGCTGACCTTCATCTTCCAGAGCGAAGCGGTTCAAAAGAAGCTGAACCTGCTGATTGAGAGCCGGAGAGAAACGCAGGAAGTGGACGAGGGCGAAAACCCTTGA